A single genomic interval of Vallitalea longa harbors:
- a CDS encoding ABC transporter permease, with amino-acid sequence MSKTSKALPINNRSYVKSSSKFSKRFRRDWDLFLLLLPGLIWYIMFAYKPMIGLRTAFYDFNIFKGFSGSTFVGLDNFIQFIQGADFTRTVTNTLMIAFWQLVICFPIPIILAIAVTEMKNKVVSKITQTATFLPYFISIVVVCGMTINFLSPSTGVINFILQKLGFEPIYFMVKPEYFRGVYTTMTLWKTAGFSAIVYIAAIMGIDQQLYEAAKVDGAGKWKQIKHVTIPGILPIVVVMLVLNIGKMVKVGYEAILLLYKPTTYSTGDVIATYVYRTGIQNGNYGLATAAGLFEAFVALILVVLANKISKRLSETSLW; translated from the coding sequence ATGAGCAAAACAAGTAAGGCATTACCCATAAATAATAGAAGTTATGTCAAAAGCAGTAGTAAATTTTCTAAACGATTCAGGCGGGACTGGGATTTGTTCCTTTTATTATTGCCAGGTCTGATATGGTATATCATGTTTGCTTACAAACCTATGATAGGACTTCGAACAGCATTTTATGATTTCAATATATTTAAAGGCTTTTCTGGTAGTACATTTGTAGGATTAGATAATTTTATTCAGTTCATACAGGGTGCTGATTTCACAAGGACTGTGACAAATACATTAATGATTGCTTTTTGGCAGTTGGTAATTTGTTTCCCTATACCTATCATATTAGCAATAGCAGTTACGGAAATGAAAAACAAGGTTGTAAGTAAGATAACTCAAACGGCTACGTTCTTACCTTATTTTATATCGATTGTTGTGGTTTGTGGTATGACAATTAATTTCCTATCTCCAAGTACGGGAGTAATTAACTTCATATTACAGAAACTAGGGTTTGAACCTATATATTTCATGGTTAAGCCGGAGTATTTTAGAGGAGTTTACACTACGATGACTCTATGGAAAACTGCTGGTTTCAGTGCCATTGTTTATATTGCGGCGATTATGGGTATTGATCAACAGCTTTATGAAGCAGCAAAGGTTGATGGTGCAGGTAAATGGAAACAGATTAAACATGTAACCATACCAGGTATTTTGCCTATTGTTGTTGTTATGCTTGTACTGAATATCGGTAAAATGGTTAAAGTGGGATATGAAGCAATTCTACTTCTATATAAACCTACAACTTATAGTACTGGAGATGTAATCGCTACTTATGTATATAGAACGGGTATACAAAACGGAAATTATGGATTAGCTACAGCGGCTGGACTTTTTGAAGCATTTGTTGCATTGATATTGGTTGTCCTTGCAAATAAAATCAGTAAACGTCTTTCTGAGACATCACTTTGGTAG
- a CDS encoding extracellular solute-binding protein has translation MKTKKILAILLTFTLMATLFIGCGKKDDNEKDTDTNTKTTENKSGEKELEGSLISSEPKTFSIFLNFNNMPFNPEWRLWQEIAEKTNISLEGVISQSNSNEEEAFNLMLSSGKLADIIGFKNPAELEKLGRDGGLVPLNDLIKEHAPNIQAVLDNDDKFRQGATALDGNIYYIPKNQSLVSAEFWWVRQDWLDNLGLDVPTTVDQLYDVLTAFKNNDPNGNGEADEIPLFDRAGWKMPDEYLYLWDTSTEFYPRDGKMTFEPMEENFKVGVTNLVKWYKEGLIDPEILTRGAKSRDILYSSNIGGMTHDWPSTGNYNRSLAEDIPGFNNVSIAPPANQNGEVIERTTRYPGVGWGISSQCEDPVTLIKFFDYMFTEEGSTLMNWGIEGETYTVNDDGTKSYTDTVLNSEQTPLGYLRSLGIQYRIGMLQDAEYEYAFMTPEASAAAKLYNSNPQWYREDMPPYLDGELGLKYSTDDEAEYKKIMSEIRPYVDEMFQKWLLGASDFEKDYDGFINELKSRGIERAIEINQTAYDTFLGK, from the coding sequence ATGAAAACAAAAAAAATATTAGCGATTTTGTTAACTTTTACTTTGATGGCAACATTATTTATTGGTTGTGGTAAAAAAGATGATAACGAAAAGGATACAGATACAAATACAAAAACAACAGAGAATAAATCGGGTGAAAAAGAATTGGAAGGAAGTTTAATCAGTTCTGAACCAAAGACATTTTCAATATTCCTCAATTTCAATAATATGCCTTTCAATCCAGAATGGCGTCTTTGGCAGGAAATTGCAGAGAAAACGAATATTTCTCTTGAAGGTGTGATTTCACAATCTAATTCTAATGAAGAAGAAGCTTTCAACTTAATGCTTTCATCAGGAAAACTTGCAGACATCATAGGATTTAAAAATCCAGCTGAACTAGAAAAATTAGGTCGTGATGGTGGTTTAGTGCCACTTAATGATTTGATTAAAGAACATGCTCCAAATATTCAAGCCGTTCTTGATAATGATGATAAGTTTAGACAAGGCGCAACAGCTCTTGATGGAAATATATATTATATACCTAAAAATCAAAGTCTGGTATCTGCTGAATTTTGGTGGGTTCGTCAAGATTGGCTAGATAATCTAGGTTTAGACGTACCAACTACAGTAGATCAATTATATGATGTATTGACAGCTTTTAAGAATAATGATCCTAATGGAAATGGTGAAGCAGATGAGATACCTCTATTCGATAGAGCTGGATGGAAAATGCCAGACGAATATTTATACTTATGGGATACAAGTACTGAATTCTATCCACGTGATGGAAAAATGACTTTTGAACCAATGGAAGAGAATTTCAAAGTAGGTGTTACTAATCTTGTAAAATGGTATAAAGAAGGATTGATCGACCCAGAAATACTAACACGTGGTGCAAAATCAAGAGATATACTATATAGTTCCAATATCGGTGGTATGACCCATGATTGGCCAAGTACAGGAAATTATAACAGAAGTCTTGCAGAAGATATACCAGGATTTAATAATGTAAGTATCGCTCCTCCTGCAAATCAAAATGGTGAAGTGATTGAAAGAACAACTAGATATCCAGGAGTAGGTTGGGGAATCTCTTCTCAATGTGAAGACCCTGTAACTCTTATTAAGTTCTTTGATTATATGTTTACAGAAGAAGGTTCAACTCTAATGAACTGGGGTATTGAAGGCGAAACATATACTGTTAATGATGATGGAACAAAATCTTATACAGATACAGTGCTTAATAGTGAACAGACACCTCTAGGATATTTACGTTCATTAGGTATTCAATATCGTATTGGTATGTTGCAAGATGCTGAATATGAATATGCTTTTATGACACCAGAAGCTAGTGCTGCAGCAAAATTATACAATAGTAATCCACAATGGTATAGAGAAGATATGCCTCCATATCTAGATGGTGAGTTAGGATTGAAATATTCTACTGATGATGAAGCAGAATATAAGAAAATCATGTCAGAAATTAGACCATATGTTGATGAAATGTTCCAAAAATGGTTATTGGGAGCGTCAGACTTCGAAAAAGATTATGATGGATTCATCAACGAATTAAAGAGTAGAGGAATAGAAAGAGCTATAGAAATCAACCAAACAGCTTATGATACTTTCTTAGGAAAATAA
- a CDS encoding carbohydrate ABC transporter permease produces MAKSDKLVTRNEKIFNGVMTVVGIIISIVAFYPIFYVLIASFSKPIFVENGDVMFWLKGFNFESYKQAFMKDGIWIAYGNTMFYTIAGVVVNMFFTTTMAYALSRERLIFRKFFTLMAIFTMWFNAGMIPLYMAFKDYNLLDTRTAIIVGFAINTYNLVIMKSFFEQIPKSLEEAAFIDGANNLKIFSKIFLPLSKPALATVGMFYAVTRWNGYFWAMNLLQDDNKVPLQVLLKKLIVDKVANETEAAIVTANSLYSPTTVIYSIIIIAIIPMMIAYPFVQKYFKKGATVGAVKG; encoded by the coding sequence ATGGCAAAATCAGATAAACTAGTTACTAGAAATGAAAAGATATTCAATGGTGTAATGACAGTTGTAGGAATTATCATATCAATTGTTGCTTTTTATCCAATATTTTATGTTTTGATCGCTTCATTTAGCAAACCTATTTTTGTTGAAAATGGAGATGTAATGTTTTGGTTAAAAGGTTTTAATTTTGAAAGTTATAAGCAAGCTTTTATGAAAGATGGTATTTGGATAGCGTATGGAAATACTATGTTTTATACGATAGCAGGTGTAGTCGTCAATATGTTTTTTACGACCACAATGGCATATGCTTTGTCAAGAGAAAGATTGATATTCAGAAAGTTCTTCACTCTAATGGCAATATTCACTATGTGGTTTAATGCAGGTATGATTCCACTATATATGGCTTTTAAAGACTATAATCTATTGGATACAAGAACAGCAATAATAGTGGGATTTGCAATTAATACGTACAATCTTGTAATAATGAAAAGTTTCTTTGAACAAATACCGAAATCTCTTGAAGAAGCAGCTTTCATTGATGGGGCCAATAATTTGAAGATATTTTCAAAGATATTCTTGCCACTATCAAAACCTGCTCTTGCGACAGTTGGTATGTTCTATGCGGTTACTAGATGGAATGGTTATTTCTGGGCAATGAATTTACTTCAAGATGATAATAAAGTACCTTTACAAGTTTTATTGAAAAAACTAATTGTAGATAAAGTGGCTAATGAAACGGAAGCTGCAATAGTAACAGCTAATTCATTATATTCGCCGACAACAGTCATATATTCAATAATTATCATAGCGATAATTCCTATGATGATAGCGTATCCTTTTGTACAGAAATATTTCAAGAAAGGTGCTACAGTTGGAGCAGTAAAAGGCTGA
- a CDS encoding helix-turn-helix domain-containing protein: MVRGKYKKKLNTVFLLVFTLIILSFMSIFLKIVFDNRSKEYEATIINTIKTTLNNSQIKLEVINSALDLVTESDEAKSWSESDNNEMFYLGALKMQYKIKKSSSKVNNVNFQISATFLDEDSLVITPVSSETKDYYFNENLNLSQKEIKEIYNHFNENSSYMAFTIKNSNGTSQICYITKKEYRKRDILYFTTINYNSFVEENLENDWYLCNNSGIFAMKNDAKIPSDEIFKAFQNSELKSNKFIYKDNNVFKQSFYNIDWILLYSYKDKNIDTAMIFIYFMIPFVLLTLLSIFLSRIITNKLYRPIKEVLDDFFSDDSSQKDVDEFKILKQNSNMIKNLNQQLKVAISERNNLIVQRLNRDLLFGININKSIYKDQLMKDDNYCVAVLEFLNNPYEDVGDNIFLYKNEILVYTQDVNTLRYANINYYTCAIIIQCDQVKDAITMIHSLLETVEIDYDYDIRVAISNVAYGTKKIKECFEESKKILEYKFLYNQRTILTMKQIKEDLDQNSYYYPLVIENKLIHSVLGGDINAVEIFNELINENGAGEKLSPKAFKNLIFAIIGTISRIVQELKIDSHVFLKDNDDFSTLSDQWNRKDIIPKLRNILEEILLYVNNNKKDSENSIAEEMLSYIHEYYSEDIMLVDMAKKMNVSEKYCGILFKKAVGDNYKNYLNNYRIEKAKEIMYSNTKIKVSTLAKQVGFNSSNTFIRVFTKYTGMTPKAFSEQIKQL, from the coding sequence ATGGTACGTGGCAAATACAAGAAAAAATTAAATACAGTATTTTTACTTGTGTTTACGTTAATTATTTTAAGTTTTATGAGCATTTTCTTAAAAATAGTTTTCGATAACAGATCTAAAGAGTATGAAGCTACCATCATTAATACAATCAAAACAACACTTAATAACAGCCAAATAAAATTAGAGGTAATTAATAGTGCACTTGATTTAGTAACAGAGAGTGATGAAGCTAAGAGCTGGTCGGAAAGTGATAATAATGAGATGTTTTATCTTGGAGCATTAAAAATGCAGTATAAAATTAAAAAATCATCTTCTAAAGTGAATAATGTAAATTTCCAAATCTCAGCTACTTTTTTAGATGAAGATTCATTAGTTATTACACCTGTTTCCAGTGAAACAAAAGATTATTATTTTAATGAAAATCTTAATTTAAGTCAAAAAGAAATAAAGGAAATTTATAATCATTTTAATGAAAATTCTAGTTATATGGCTTTTACGATTAAAAATTCAAATGGTACTTCACAAATATGTTACATAACCAAAAAGGAATATAGGAAAAGAGATATATTGTATTTCACAACTATAAATTACAATTCTTTTGTTGAGGAAAATTTAGAGAATGATTGGTATTTATGTAATAATAGTGGTATATTCGCAATGAAAAATGATGCGAAAATACCATCAGATGAAATATTTAAAGCATTTCAGAATAGCGAATTGAAATCCAACAAATTTATTTATAAAGATAATAATGTATTCAAACAATCTTTTTATAACATAGATTGGATATTGCTTTATTCATATAAGGATAAGAATATTGATACTGCTATGATTTTTATATATTTTATGATTCCTTTTGTATTACTTACATTATTATCGATATTTCTATCAAGAATCATTACGAACAAATTGTATAGACCAATAAAAGAAGTTTTAGATGACTTTTTCTCTGATGATAGCAGTCAAAAGGATGTTGATGAATTTAAAATATTAAAGCAAAATTCTAATATGATAAAAAATCTCAATCAACAGTTGAAGGTAGCAATAAGTGAAAGAAATAATCTAATAGTCCAAAGGTTGAACAGAGATTTGTTGTTTGGTATAAACATCAATAAATCCATATACAAAGACCAACTAATGAAAGATGACAATTATTGTGTAGCGGTACTAGAGTTTCTCAATAATCCATATGAAGATGTAGGTGATAATATCTTCTTATATAAAAACGAAATTCTTGTATATACACAAGATGTTAATACATTGCGTTATGCAAATATCAATTATTATACTTGTGCCATCATTATCCAATGTGACCAAGTAAAAGATGCCATAACCATGATACATTCTCTTTTGGAGACAGTAGAAATTGATTATGATTATGATATAAGAGTAGCTATCAGTAATGTAGCCTATGGAACTAAAAAGATCAAAGAATGTTTTGAAGAAAGTAAAAAGATATTAGAATATAAGTTTTTATATAATCAAAGGACTATTTTGACAATGAAACAAATCAAAGAAGATTTAGACCAAAATTCGTATTATTATCCTTTGGTTATTGAGAATAAACTCATACACAGTGTACTTGGCGGAGATATAAATGCAGTAGAAATATTCAATGAGCTAATAAATGAAAATGGTGCGGGAGAAAAGTTATCACCAAAGGCTTTCAAAAACTTGATATTCGCCATTATTGGTACTATCAGTAGAATAGTTCAGGAATTGAAGATAGATTCTCATGTATTCCTAAAAGACAATGATGATTTTTCCACTCTCTCAGATCAATGGAATAGGAAAGATATTATACCAAAATTAAGAAACATTTTAGAAGAAATATTGTTGTATGTTAATAATAATAAAAAGGATAGTGAGAATTCAATTGCAGAAGAGATGCTGTCGTATATTCATGAATATTATTCGGAAGATATAATGTTAGTGGATATGGCAAAAAAAATGAATGTTTCTGAAAAATATTGCGGCATTTTGTTTAAAAAAGCTGTAGGAGACAATTATAAAAATTATTTAAACAATTACAGGATAGAAAAGGCAAAAGAGATAATGTATAGTAATACTAAAATTAAGGTTTCAACATTAGCAAAACAAGTTGGTTTCAATAGTTCTAATACATTTATCAGAGTGTTCACTAAGTACACTGGGATGACACCAAAAGCTTTTTCAGAACAAATTAAACAGCTATAA
- a CDS encoding sulfatase family protein encodes MKNILMVICDQLSATALNAYGNNYVKAPNIDSLSENGVIFDNAYTTCPLCQPARASFWSSKYPHQTKVLSNLPDQGFDSVSTDIETLGELFSKNGYECVHIGKRHDYGALRGFDVMDYEQIKSERDNPAITVNYETFYDEDTTRKTVEYLKRKTSDNPFLLVADLQNPHNICSYIGENEFGHKDFGVKEELPALPDNYNFDDVPNRPEFIQYMCCGHRRQSQTIHWGEDDFRHYLYAYYHYINVVDKQIGRILKALEESGQKDDTMIVFFADHGEGMASHRLVTKYGAFYEETNRVPLIYTGNGIKGKRRIHGLVSLLDIYPTLAEYAGLTTYKKEEGISHYKQIIGESDAVNNEYVSAEWYDEYDGYIVPGRMYRDKDYKYTVYLEEKSEEVFDMKNDRLEKTNLAVKPEYSNIVEQYREKLKKHIDKTNDDFFNLKSQYDKKYRKHKPGMENHSGPNAVLEYQNKIDKQK; translated from the coding sequence GTGAAAAATATATTAATGGTTATTTGTGATCAATTAAGTGCTACAGCTCTTAATGCTTATGGTAATAATTATGTTAAGGCACCTAATATTGATAGTTTATCAGAAAATGGTGTTATATTTGATAATGCTTATACGACATGTCCTTTGTGCCAACCTGCAAGAGCATCTTTTTGGAGTTCAAAATACCCACATCAAACAAAAGTATTAAGTAATCTACCAGATCAAGGTTTTGATTCAGTTTCTACTGATATAGAAACTTTAGGTGAACTATTCAGCAAAAATGGTTATGAATGTGTACATATTGGTAAAAGGCATGATTATGGAGCATTACGAGGTTTTGATGTAATGGATTATGAACAAATCAAAAGTGAAAGAGATAATCCTGCTATAACAGTCAATTACGAAACATTCTACGATGAAGACACTACGAGAAAAACTGTTGAATATTTGAAAAGAAAAACTTCTGATAATCCATTTCTGTTAGTTGCAGACTTACAGAATCCTCATAACATATGTTCGTATATTGGTGAAAATGAATTTGGACATAAAGATTTTGGTGTAAAAGAAGAACTGCCAGCATTACCAGATAATTATAATTTCGATGATGTGCCTAATAGACCTGAATTCATCCAATACATGTGCTGTGGTCATAGACGACAGAGTCAAACGATTCATTGGGGGGAAGATGATTTCAGGCACTATCTGTATGCCTATTATCACTACATCAATGTTGTTGATAAGCAAATCGGCAGAATATTAAAGGCTTTGGAAGAATCAGGTCAAAAGGATGATACTATGATAGTGTTTTTTGCTGACCATGGTGAAGGTATGGCATCTCATCGTTTAGTTACTAAATATGGAGCATTCTATGAAGAAACCAATAGAGTTCCATTAATATACACTGGAAATGGTATAAAAGGTAAAAGAAGAATTCATGGGTTAGTTTCACTTCTTGATATTTATCCAACATTAGCTGAGTATGCAGGCTTGACCACTTATAAAAAAGAAGAAGGAATAAGCCATTATAAACAAATCATTGGAGAAAGTGATGCAGTCAACAATGAATATGTCAGTGCCGAATGGTATGATGAATATGATGGATATATAGTTCCAGGGAGAATGTATAGGGATAAAGATTACAAATATACTGTATATCTAGAAGAGAAGAGCGAAGAAGTATTTGATATGAAAAATGATAGATTGGAGAAAACCAATTTAGCTGTAAAACCAGAATACTCAAATATCGTTGAGCAGTATAGAGAAAAGTTAAAAAAACACATAGATAAAACTAATGATGATTTCTTTAACCTCAAAAGTCAGTATGATAAAAAATATAGAAAACATAAACCGGGAATGGAAAATCATTCTGGTCCAAATGCTGTATTAGAGTATCAAAATAAAATTGATAAACAGAAATAA
- a CDS encoding chondroitinase family polysaccharide lyase codes for MKILEKGVLFLLLVSLCLTQVNPIQASELFKPKYEKEAKKLYDFGFVKGSSDTSIQLNLDYPVTREEGIIIALRLSNKVEEVEKLTENEVRTEMDKYTDGNSVSKWAEKYIAYAIKKGIIFDDKIDPKKNIEGNSFAFALLKLLGYEEDINESNALEILKEKNGWTDDEKKKFDKMLIRDDLASLVYKSLSLRDVNGTSIITNVIEKKAAETNTKLYTFESGIPEELQADSSSKMTLSEKHHKGGYRSLEWNYEKGSQMVLSTPIGFQAFDESSGSNKLDTFAFWVYNEKPVDDEILIEFGRGDDIDCSFTFGLNFSGWRTAWVSYERDMQGKPREDMDTMRIKAPSNVEKGTLYFDQIILTNPVDSRHQNRDFQVPFVNVEADNMANKHWVSLYKFYNLESKEELPEEVTKEDMEAFDMISQRLYDNLFIKKNIDEKAMNSIRKQFHAFNIVRKDSTITGNSVDLPFIKQIYPQELLDAVYIDLKHTNVRKQYTDIMFNIANAYHSTDNPEHKDELSSIFIDMTEHMLDQGWEEGSILGTVHHIGYNMRGYYNAVFLMQNQLKEAGLLDRVQKSIYWFTGMGRIYDYEDKEPCNVDILNTTIQGMLISILVKDDTPDKVRDFQGFSDWMNRCMKTTPGLIGGFKEDGSGFHHRNGYPGYANPAFNGLTPVVYYMSGTKYGLKEEAHELLKKVIMVTRLYTNKYQWLVSLSGRGVDGTSKINDKCFGFMALAGIPDGEEEIDPEVAAAYLRLTNLEKPSKTAKMLLEMGYTPENDPNGNWTMNYSNLALHRRDDWLVGVRGHSKYLWGNESYTNSNLYGRYITYGQVQIMSQGDPINNKDSGYNPNGYNWNRWPGTTTIQLPIEELKSDVKNLDEFSGFEEMLISDESYSGALNIEGENGMFAMKLHEHPKYDESHRARKSVFFFDDRIILLGSDIENNDSTHNTQTTMFQNYLADKNMPIWVNSKENITEFPYVKDLKSDEDFWLMDNNNNGYYIPEGHEIGISRSTQDSKNHKNEKDTKGDFATAWIDHGKAPKNQGYEYAILVKTDEEKINDFTKQMSNRETALYTVLQKDKTAHIVKDRLTNTTGYAVFEANDNIDKGIVEGVDTPTMIMTKQSKDNMVLSIVDPDLRLYEGKDESQYDENGNRKEVSIYSRQWCKNESGSSTVKLMLNGEWNLSSSYENCRLLSSKSGKTELEFTCKDAKPIEIVLNKN; via the coding sequence ATGAAAATTCTAGAAAAAGGGGTATTGTTTTTATTGTTGGTTAGTCTATGCCTAACGCAAGTAAACCCAATTCAGGCATCAGAATTGTTTAAACCGAAGTATGAAAAAGAGGCAAAGAAATTATATGATTTCGGTTTTGTAAAAGGTAGTTCGGACACAAGTATACAATTGAATTTAGATTATCCAGTAACAAGAGAAGAAGGAATAATAATAGCTCTAAGATTAAGTAACAAAGTTGAAGAAGTAGAGAAATTAACTGAAAATGAAGTCAGAACAGAAATGGACAAGTATACTGATGGAAATTCGGTATCTAAGTGGGCAGAAAAATATATTGCATATGCAATAAAAAAAGGAATCATATTTGATGATAAAATCGATCCTAAGAAAAATATTGAGGGTAATAGCTTTGCTTTTGCATTATTAAAACTTTTAGGATATGAAGAAGATATAAATGAAAGTAATGCTCTGGAAATATTAAAAGAAAAGAACGGATGGACAGATGATGAAAAGAAGAAATTTGATAAGATGTTGATTAGAGATGATTTGGCTTCACTGGTATACAAATCATTGAGCTTAAGAGACGTTAATGGTACATCAATTATAACCAATGTGATTGAAAAGAAAGCAGCAGAAACGAATACGAAATTATATACTTTTGAATCAGGTATACCAGAAGAACTGCAAGCTGACAGCAGTTCAAAAATGACATTAAGTGAGAAACATCATAAAGGTGGTTACAGATCACTTGAGTGGAATTATGAAAAAGGTTCCCAAATGGTTCTATCAACACCTATAGGATTTCAAGCTTTTGATGAGAGCTCTGGAAGTAATAAGCTGGATACTTTTGCTTTTTGGGTATACAATGAAAAACCTGTAGATGATGAAATTTTGATAGAATTCGGAAGAGGAGATGATATAGACTGTTCTTTCACATTCGGTCTTAATTTCAGTGGATGGCGTACAGCATGGGTTTCTTATGAAAGGGATATGCAAGGGAAACCACGAGAAGATATGGATACGATGAGAATAAAAGCTCCATCAAATGTAGAAAAGGGAACATTATATTTCGATCAGATAATATTAACTAATCCTGTGGATTCTAGACATCAGAATAGAGATTTTCAAGTGCCTTTTGTAAATGTAGAGGCTGATAATATGGCTAATAAGCATTGGGTATCACTATACAAATTCTATAATCTAGAAAGTAAGGAAGAATTACCAGAAGAAGTCACTAAGGAAGACATGGAAGCTTTTGATATGATTTCACAAAGACTATATGACAATCTATTCATTAAAAAGAATATTGATGAAAAGGCTATGAATAGTATTAGAAAACAATTCCATGCTTTCAACATAGTCAGAAAAGATAGTACTATAACAGGTAATTCAGTAGATCTACCATTTATAAAACAAATCTATCCTCAAGAATTATTGGATGCGGTATATATTGATCTGAAACACACTAACGTAAGAAAACAATACACAGATATCATGTTCAATATAGCTAATGCATATCATTCTACTGACAATCCAGAACATAAAGATGAATTAAGCAGTATATTCATTGATATGACAGAACATATGCTGGATCAAGGTTGGGAAGAGGGAAGTATACTTGGAACAGTCCATCACATCGGATACAATATGCGTGGCTACTATAATGCTGTTTTCCTTATGCAAAATCAGTTAAAAGAAGCAGGGTTATTGGATAGAGTGCAAAAATCCATATACTGGTTCACAGGTATGGGAAGAATATATGATTATGAGGACAAAGAGCCATGTAACGTAGATATATTGAACACTACAATACAAGGTATGTTGATAAGCATATTGGTGAAAGATGATACACCTGATAAGGTAAGAGATTTTCAAGGTTTCTCTGATTGGATGAACAGATGTATGAAAACAACACCTGGTTTGATTGGAGGATTCAAGGAAGATGGTTCAGGATTCCATCACAGAAATGGATATCCAGGTTATGCCAATCCTGCATTTAACGGTTTGACACCAGTTGTTTATTATATGAGTGGAACTAAGTACGGCTTGAAAGAAGAAGCACATGAACTGCTTAAAAAAGTGATAATGGTTACAAGACTATATACCAATAAATATCAGTGGTTGGTAAGTCTTTCTGGACGTGGCGTTGATGGAACTTCAAAAATAAATGATAAATGTTTTGGTTTTATGGCATTAGCAGGTATACCTGATGGTGAAGAAGAAATAGATCCAGAAGTGGCTGCTGCATATTTGCGATTGACCAATCTGGAAAAACCAAGTAAAACAGCGAAGATGCTACTGGAGATGGGTTATACTCCAGAAAATGACCCTAACGGAAACTGGACAATGAATTATTCCAACTTAGCATTACATAGAAGAGATGATTGGTTGGTAGGGGTAAGAGGCCATAGTAAATATCTCTGGGGTAATGAGTCATATACCAATTCCAACTTGTATGGACGTTACATCACATATGGACAAGTTCAGATAATGAGTCAAGGAGACCCAATCAACAATAAAGACAGTGGATACAATCCTAACGGATACAATTGGAATCGTTGGCCTGGTACAACAACTATCCAATTGCCAATTGAAGAACTCAAATCAGATGTCAAGAATCTTGATGAATTCTCAGGCTTTGAAGAAATGTTGATATCTGATGAATCATATTCAGGTGCCCTCAATATCGAAGGTGAGAATGGCATGTTCGCTATGAAACTTCATGAACACCCTAAATATGATGAATCACATAGAGCTAGGAAATCAGTATTTTTCTTCGATGACAGAATTATTCTATTAGGTTCGGATATTGAAAATAATGATAGTACACATAATACACAAACAACAATGTTCCAGAACTATTTGGCTGATAAGAATATGCCTATATGGGTTAACAGTAAAGAAAATATTACTGAATTCCCTTATGTTAAAGATTTGAAATCAGACGAAGATTTCTGGTTGATGGATAACAATAACAATGGATACTACATTCCTGAAGGTCATGAAATAGGAATAAGCCGCAGTACTCAAGACTCAAAGAATCATAAAAATGAGAAAGATACCAAAGGCGATTTTGCAACAGCTTGGATAGATCATGGAAAAGCTCCGAAAAACCAAGGCTATGAGTATGCGATTCTTGTGAAAACAGATGAAGAAAAGATAAATGATTTCACTAAGCAAATGAGTAATAGAGAAACAGCTTTATATACTGTATTACAGAAAGATAAAACCGCTCATATAGTCAAGGATAGATTGACGAATACAACTGGCTATGCAGTATTTGAAGCAAATGACAACATAGACAAAGGGATCGTTGAAGGTGTAGATACTCCAACTATGATTATGACAAAACAATCAAAAGATAATATGGTTCTTAGTATTGTTGATCCAGATTTGAGACTATATGAAGGAAAAGACGAAAGTCAGTATGATGAAAACGGAAATAGGAAAGAAGTAAGTATATATTCTAGACAGTGGTGCAAGAATGAAAGTGGAAGTTCAACAGTGAAGTTGATGTTAAATGGTGAGTGGAATCTTAGTTCTTCTTATGAAAACTGTAGATTATTAAGTAGCAAATCAGGAAAAACGGAATTAGAATTTACATGTAAAGATGCAAAACCTATAGAAATAGTACTAAATAAGAATTAA